A single Gracilimonas sp. DNA region contains:
- the rpsK gene encoding 30S ribosomal protein S11: MAKKQPKASLAAKRKKKKQLSDPNGMAFVKATFNNVIVTITDADGNVVSWSSAGKEGFKGSRKNTPYAAQLSAETAAQTAHEMGLRKVEVFVKGPGSGREAAVRGMASSGLEVTSIKDRTPLPHNGCRPPKRRRV; this comes from the coding sequence ATGGCTAAAAAACAACCAAAAGCATCTTTAGCTGCAAAGCGTAAAAAGAAAAAACAACTTAGCGATCCTAACGGAATGGCTTTTGTTAAAGCTACTTTCAATAACGTGATCGTAACCATAACCGACGCTGATGGGAACGTAGTTTCGTGGTCATCTGCCGGAAAAGAAGGTTTCAAGGGGTCTAGGAAAAACACCCCTTACGCCGCTCAGCTAAGTGCTGAAACTGCTGCGCAAACTGCTCATGAAATGGGGCTGCGCAAAGTGGAAGTATTTGTAAAAGGGCCTGGTTCAGGTCGTGAAGCTGCGGTTCGTGGAATGGCAAGTTCCGGATTGGAGGTTACTTCAATTAAAGACCGTACACCGCTTCCACACAATGGATGCCGGCCACCAAAAAGAAGAAGAGTTTAA
- the rpsM gene encoding 30S ribosomal protein S13 — MARIAGIDLPKQKRGIISLTYIYGIGRSKAAEILEQLDIDKDTKVQDWTDDQVSALRTLIDEEYKVEGALRSEVNGDIRRLIEIGSYRGVRHRRGLPVRGQRTQTNARTRKGKKKTVAGKKKVAK, encoded by the coding sequence ATGGCACGTATTGCTGGAATAGATTTACCAAAACAAAAAAGAGGCATAATCAGCCTTACTTACATTTATGGAATCGGCCGCTCCAAAGCAGCTGAAATTCTTGAGCAGTTGGATATCGACAAAGATACCAAGGTTCAGGACTGGACGGATGACCAGGTAAGTGCACTTCGTACTTTGATTGACGAAGAGTACAAAGTTGAGGGTGCGCTACGAAGTGAAGTTAACGGCGATATTCGTCGTCTTATTGAAATTGGTAGCTACCGGGGTGTTCGTCACCGTCGAGGGCTTCCGGTAAGAGGTCAGCGTACGCAAACAAACGCACGTACTCGAAAAGGTAAGAAGAAAACGGTTGCCGGTAAGAAGAAGGTTGCCAAATAA
- the infA gene encoding translation initiation factor IF-1, which yields MAKQEPIKQDGEIIEALPNAQFRVELDNGHEILAHVSGKMRMYYIKILPGDRVAVEMSPYDLSKGRITYRYK from the coding sequence ATGGCTAAACAAGAGCCGATAAAACAAGATGGGGAAATAATAGAAGCATTACCTAATGCGCAATTTCGCGTAGAATTAGATAATGGGCATGAGATATTGGCTCACGTATCGGGTAAAATGCGGATGTATTACATTAAAATTCTCCCGGGAGATAGAGTGGCAGTAGAAATGTCGCCCTATGATTTATCTAAAGGAAGAATAACTTACAGATACAAATAA
- the map gene encoding type I methionyl aminopeptidase, producing MIYLKSESEIEKMRESALIVSRTLAEVGKYIEPGVTTGKLDRIAEEYIAKEKGRPAFKGYGPKGNEFPATLCISINEEVVHGIPGNRELKEGDVVSVDCGVEKNGYFGDHAYTFAVGECDDKTLKLLRTTLESLYKGIEQAIHGNRIGDLANAIQTHCENEGYGVVRELVGHGIGKAMHEDPSVPNFGKKGKGERLRSGMTLAVEPMITMGSWKTKTLNDGWTVVTADGSLAAHYEHDIVIREDKAEILSTFDYIAELSDKNENNILYYG from the coding sequence ATGATTTACCTGAAGAGTGAATCCGAAATTGAGAAGATGCGTGAAAGTGCGCTTATTGTCTCAAGAACACTGGCAGAAGTTGGTAAATATATTGAGCCAGGTGTTACAACGGGTAAGCTTGACAGAATTGCTGAAGAGTACATCGCCAAAGAAAAAGGGCGTCCTGCTTTTAAAGGATATGGCCCAAAAGGAAATGAATTTCCGGCGACACTTTGTATTTCAATCAATGAAGAAGTTGTTCATGGAATTCCAGGCAACCGCGAATTGAAAGAAGGCGATGTTGTTTCTGTTGATTGCGGAGTTGAAAAAAATGGATACTTCGGTGATCATGCATACACATTTGCTGTTGGTGAATGTGACGATAAGACTTTGAAATTATTGAGAACTACTCTCGAGTCTCTTTACAAAGGGATCGAACAAGCCATTCACGGAAACAGAATTGGGGATTTGGCAAATGCCATTCAAACTCACTGTGAAAATGAAGGTTATGGAGTAGTCAGAGAATTAGTTGGACATGGGATCGGAAAAGCAATGCATGAAGATCCTTCTGTGCCAAACTTTGGAAAAAAAGGTAAAGGCGAGCGACTCCGATCAGGAATGACACTCGCTGTAGAACCTATGATTACCATGGGTTCCTGGAAAACAAAAACATTGAACGATGGCTGGACAGTTGTTACAGCCGACGGGAGTTTAGCCGCTCATTACGAACATGACATTGTAATTCGTGAAGACAAGGCTGAAATTCTCAGTACTTTTGATTATATTGCTGAGCTCTCGGATAAAAACGAAAATAACATATTGTATTATGGCTAA
- the rpsD gene encoding 30S ribosomal protein S4 → MARYRGPKQKKARRFKEPIFGPSKALERKPYGPGEHGRSRFNRKSEYAIQLEEKQKAKYTYGLLEKQFRNLFKAASAQDGVAGENLLQALESRLDNTVFRMGFARTRRQARQLVTHKHVVVNGGVVNIPSYQMSPGDVVSIRPKSRNLEIIEDALDGSSRNKYKWVETDPKSRSGKMLYVPTMDEIPENINVQLIVELYSK, encoded by the coding sequence ATGGCAAGATATAGAGGACCAAAACAAAAGAAAGCCAGACGATTCAAAGAACCAATCTTTGGACCAAGTAAAGCTTTAGAGCGTAAACCTTACGGCCCTGGTGAGCATGGTCGTTCAAGATTTAATAGAAAATCTGAATACGCAATTCAGCTTGAAGAAAAGCAGAAAGCAAAATACACTTATGGTTTGCTGGAAAAGCAATTCCGTAACTTGTTCAAAGCTGCTTCAGCTCAAGATGGTGTTGCTGGTGAAAACTTGCTTCAGGCACTTGAAAGCAGATTGGATAACACTGTTTTCCGTATGGGCTTTGCAAGAACAAGACGTCAGGCTCGCCAGTTAGTGACTCATAAACATGTAGTAGTCAATGGTGGAGTTGTAAATATTCCATCCTATCAGATGAGTCCAGGTGATGTAGTTTCTATTCGACCAAAGTCTAGAAACCTGGAAATTATTGAAGACGCACTGGATGGATCCTCAAGAAACAAGTACAAATGGGTTGAAACAGATCCAAAGTCAAGATCAGGTAAGATGCTTTATGTTCCTACAATGGACGAGATACCTGAGAATATTAACGTTCAGCTAATTGTTGAGCTTTACTCTAAGTAA
- the rpmJ gene encoding 50S ribosomal protein L36, which yields MKTRSSVKKRSSDDKIVRRKGRLYVINKKNPRHKQRQG from the coding sequence ATGAAGACACGTTCATCAGTAAAGAAAAGAAGTTCAGACGACAAAATTGTACGACGTAAAGGCCGTCTTTACGTGATTAACAAGAAGAACCCACGCCATAAGCAGCGTCAGGGCTAA